CCGGTTGTATCTCTACTATTCGAAGCCGAACGATCCTCAGCGCTATTACATCGTGATGCGCGCCGGAAGTGGTGTTGGAAGCACTGATGACTGTCAGCGGAACCGCGGATTTCTGCCGGACGGCACGTATCCGGTGCGACAGTGGAATGTTCCGGGAACCCCGCATACCACCAAGACCACGCTGGGCGGGCCGGTTTGGTACCTCGGCAACCATCTGTGCCATGGCAATCTGAATTCGCGAACCGAGTTGTTCATCCACTCCAACGGCGTGAGAGGAACAAGATGGAACGGCAATTACGCCACTGATGGCTGCATCAAGATCAGCCAGGCGGATCGAGACCGACTTCTGGCCCGCTGGCGGATCGCGTACGACACCGTGCACGCCGACCTACTCGTTCGTTCCTGACGTGACGGCTTCCGAGCGTGGCGGGCGGCGCTCGGACCATGAGTACGGTGCTCGGCATGGAGGCGGAGTTGCGCGCGGCGGCGATCGAGCACGTTCGTGGCGAGGTCGGGCGGGGGTCGGCGGCGTTCCTGGACGTCGTGAACAGCACGCTCGAGTACCTCGAGGGCGAGGCCGAGCCGGACGAGTTACGGGCGCTGGCCTGGTCGGTGGCGAGCGAGGACTTCGCGGCCGCGCTGGCCGCCCAGGCGTCCTGGCCCGCGCGCACCGACAACGACCGTCTCACCGAGGCGTTCCGGGCGCTGGACGCGGCCGGGATCGTCGCTCGGCAGGACTTCGCCTGCTGCCAGAATTGCGGGCTGACGGAGATCGGCGACGAGGCGCGGGGCCCGGCGCGCGGCTACGCGTTCTATCACCGGCAGGACACGGAGTCCGCGGTCGCCGGTCACGGCGTCTACCTGGCTTACGGACGGTTCGGGCAGCCGCCGACCACCGAGATCGGCGCCGAGGTCGCGTCCGCGCTGACCACGGCCGGGCTGACCGTCGACTGGGACGGCACGACCGGGCAGCGCATCCGCGTCCCGCTCGACTGGGCGGTGCGCCGGCACGGCCGCCGGGCCGCGTTCGCACCCGCGCCCGAGCCGCGGCCGGACGTCGACGTGGAGGTGTACGGCGGGCGGCCGGGAGTGCCGGAGGGTCGGCACTCGGCGGAGGTGCTGGCGCTCCTCGAGCTGCCGTGGCTGCCCGGCGGGGTGCGGCTGCGGGTCGAGCCGCTGGACGGCGGGGGCGGACCGGTCGTCGTCCGCCGGGACTTCGACCGGCTGGTGACCGACGACGGCCGGGTCGCCGGCCGCTTCGACGGCCTGCCGCTGCTGCGCCGCGCGCCCGTCCCGGCGCCGGCCGACGAGCCGGACCTCCTGGCGGTCCGGTACGACGACGGCACCTACCACCACGACCGTCCGGTGACGCTCGCCGAGGTCGTGGACCTGGTGCGCGCGATGCCGACGTCCGAGACCTGGCTGTCCGCGCAGGGCCGCAGCGGGGGAGTCGTCCAGCTGAGCCGGCCCGAGGGGCGCCTGTGGGTCGAGTCGCCCCACCCGGCCCGGCGGACGACGACCGGCGCGTACACGACGCCCGCCGAGGCCGAGCGGCTCCTCGCGGTCCTGGCGGCCGAGGACCGGGCCGCGACCGGCGGTTTGCCCGGTGCCACCACCACCCCCTGGTGACGCCTCAGACAACATGCGGCGAGCGGACGTGCTCGAAGATCACGCTCGTGTTCACGTCGGCGACCTCCCTGCGCTCGGTCAGCCGGTCGATCACGAACGCGTAGAGGCCCTCGTTGTCGGGCACCGCGACGTGGAGCAGGAAGTCCCAGCCCCCGGCGGTCACGAACAGGCCGACGGTCTCCGGGAGCGCGGCCGCCCACTCCCGGAACGCGGTGATCACCGGCCGGGACGGCGGCCGGATGCGCACCGAGATCAGCGCCTGGATCGGCCGCCCGACCGCGGCCAGGTCGATCTCGGCCCGGTACCCGGCGATGACGCCCCGGTCGCGCAGCGCCCGCACCCGCAGCAGCGACGTGGACGGGACGACGCCGACCGCGGACGCCAGGTCGCGGTTCGTCGCCCGCGCATCGTTCTCCAGTTCCCGCAGGAGGGCGCGGTCGATCGCATCAAGCATCGGTGTTTCTCGCTTTCGTCAAACGAAGTTCGACGAAGCCGCCGAACCCTGCAACGGCAGCCTAGTGTTCCGGCCGTGCAACTTCTCGAGGCGAATGACGAACGGCTGGCGCTGACGACGCGTCAGCAGCGGACGAAGTGGGTCGTGGTCGTTGACCGTGACCTGCCGATCGGGCTGATCGCGAATGCGGCCGCGCTGCTGTCGGCGAGCGTCGGGCAGCAGGTGCCGGATCTGCTCGGGCCGGTCGTGACCGACGGGTCGGGGTTCGAGCACCAGCCGCTGCCGTACGTCGGATGTTCGATTCTCGGCGCGGACGCCGAGACCGTGCACCGCATCCGCACGAAGGCCGCGACGAAGCCGACGCTGTTCGTGGCCGACGTGCCTCGGGCCGCCCAGCAGGCGACGTCGCACACGGACTACCAGGCCGTGATGGCGGCGACGTCGGAGGAGGAGATGGCTTATTACGCGGTCGCGCTGGTCGGGCCGCGGAATCAGGTCGACAAGCTCGTCGGCGGCCTGACCCTGCTCCGATGACCGACGTCGGCGATTTCGTAGACGCCGTCGACCTCGTCGATCTCGTTGACCGGGTCGCGCGGCTCGCGGGCACCGGTCCGGCCCGGGTCGTGGCGTCGTCGGTGACCGCGACGGCGGCAGGCCGGCCGGTCGTGATGCTGCGCCTCGACACCGGGGCGGAGTTCCGCTGGTCCCGTCCCGCCGTCGGCGTGACCGCCCGCGACCTGGACGCCGACTTCCGCGCGTGGTGCCGCAGTCGGCCGCTCGCGGGCTAGTTGTTCGGCTCCGACAGGGTGGTGGGTGTGAGTGGTCGCCGGTCGCGGTGCAGGCAGGCGTAGCCGCTCATCGGGTGGCGGTTCTTGCGGGCGATGGGCGTGGCCCGGGCGGGGCGTCCGCCGGTCGCGCGTCCGGGGACGCGGTGGCCGCCGCCGTCGCGGATCCGGCCGAGTTTCTTGACGTCGACGTGGATCGGATCGCCGGGTGCGCCGCCTTCGTGGCGGCGGATCGTGACACCGGTGGCGCGGTCGAGATGGGCCGGTCAGGCGGTAGCGGGTCGTCTTCACGGGCGTCTGCTGGTGCGCGCGGACCACGGTCGAGTCGACCGACACGTCCGAGGTGATTAGCCCGCGAGCCTGGGTCCGAGACCGCAGATTGGACACGATCCGCGCCCACGACCAGTGGTTCGACGACCGTCACCAACCTATGTGGGCAGCACGGCTAGTGCTCAGCGTCCGCATCGGCCGACGTGTTGTTCTGCGGTTTGGTCAACTTTCCTGACTACTTGGTCAAGTAAGTTGACCAATTCCCAGAAGTAGCAGGCGATCCGGCGAGCGCGAAACCGACGAGCATGATGCCCAACTCGACAACGACCGGGTCCGCCGCTGTGACCGAGGGCGATCGCGACCAGTGTCCGGTCACCGTCGCCGCGCGAGAAATGCCGGGCCGGGACCGAACGCTAGCTCGGGGTGGCGGCCAGTTTGAGGCCGAAGCCGATCAGGGCGGTGCCGGTGACCCGGTCGATCGCGCGGCGGACGGCGGGACGGCTCAGCCAGCGGCGCAGGGTGTGGGCGGCCAGGATCAGGCCGGTGAACCAGAGCATGCCCTCGGCGTTGTGCACGAGCGCCAGCAGGAGGCCCATGAGCAGGTGCGGGGCGTGCTCGGGCAGGAACTGCGGGATCACCGCCAGGTAGAACGCACCCACCTTCGGATTCAACAGATTGGTCAACACCCCCCGCCGCCAAGCCCGCCACCCCCCATCCCGCCCCGCGCCCGCGCCGCCCGCGCCCGCGCCCGCGCTGCCCGCGCCTGCGCTGCCCGCGCCCGGGCCCGGGGTGGCCGCGCGGGGGCCGAGCGTCTCCCGGATCAGCTGAACGCCCAGGAACACCAGGTACGCAGCGCCCGCCACCCGGAGCACGGTGTACGCCACCGTCGACGCCGTGAGCAGCGCCGACACCCCCACCGCGGCCGCCGCCCCCCACGCCAGCGCCCCGGTCCCGATCCCCACCGCGGCCGCGAACGCCGGACGACGCCCACTCACGATCGCGGTCCGCAGCACATACGTCGTATCCAGCCCCGGCACGATCGTCAGCAACGCGGCCACCACGGCAAACGACACGAGAGCAGAGATCACGCCCCCAGTCTGACCTGTGACCCCGGACACACCGGCTCACGACGAGACGTTCCCACTCCGTCCCCTGCGCGACGAGAGAGAGGAACGACCATGCACGAGATCGTGGTACTCGGCGCGGGCTACTCGGGGCTCTCCGCGACGACGGGTCTGGCCGGCCGTCTCGGCGCGCGGAGCGACGTCCGCATCACGGTGGTGAACCCCGGCGAACGGTTCACCGAACGACTGCGGCTGCACCAGGTGGCGGCCGGTCAGCAGGTCGCGGACCTGCGGATCCCGGACCTCCTGCGGAAGACCGGCGTCCGGCTGGTGCCGGGCTGGGTGACCGCGGTCGACGCCGACGCCCGGACCGTCCGCATCGACGACGAGCGGGAACTGGCCTACGACACGCTCGTGTACGCACTGGGCGCGGTCGCCGACACCGCCGCGGTGCCCGGCGCCGACGAGCACGCGTACACGGTCGACAACGCCCGCCTGTTCGCCGAGCGCCTCCCCGGTAAGCGCACGGTCGCGGTCTGCGGCACCGGCCTCACCGGCATCGAGGCCGCCACCGAACTCGCCGAGTCCCACCCCGGCCTGACCGTCACGCTCGTCGGCCGCGACGAACCCGGTGCGCGCCTCGGCCCCAAAGCCAAGGCCCACCTCGACCGCGCTCTCGACCGCCTCGGGATACACGTCCGCCGAGCCGAGATCGTCGCGATCGACGCCGACGGCGTCACGCTGGCCGACGGGCACCTCCCGGCCGACGCCGTGCTCTGGACCAGCGGCGTCCGGGTCTCGCCGCTGGCCGCGAAGGCCGGTCTCGACGTCGACGAGCGCGGCCGGATCCGCACCGGCCCGACGCTCCGCTCGCTCTCGCACCCGGACGTCGTCGCGATCGGCGACGCGGCCGCGATCCGGCAGTCGTACGGCGTTCTGCACGGCACCTGCCAGAGCGGCATGCCCACCGGCGCCTACGCGGCCTGGGCGATCGCCCGCGCGCTGGCCGGTAAGCCGGTCAAGCCGTTCCGGTTCGGCTACCTGCACGTGCCGATCAGCCTCGGCCGCCGCGACGCGGTCGTCCAGTTCACCCATCCGGACGATTCACCGAAGCGCCTCGCGCTGACCGGAGGCCTCGCCCGCTGGTACAAGGAGACCGTGAGCGGATCACCGTGGCCCACGCTGAGCCGCACGGCCGCGGCACCGAAGATCACGATGCTCGGCTGGCGGAGGGGCGGTCGCTACACCCGATGAACCCCTTCGACGAACACCGCGACCTGCTGTTCTCGGTGGCCTACCGCGTCCTCGGCAGCGCCGCCGACGCCGAGGACGCGGTGCAGGACGCCTGGCTGAAGTGGTCCGCGGCCGACCGGTCGAAGGTCGCCGACCCCCGCGCCTACCTGGTGCGGATCGTCACGAACACCGCGCTGGACCGGCTGCGGGCGGCCCAGGCCCGGCGGGAGACCTACGTCGGCCCCTGGCTGCCCGAGCCGATCCTGACCAGCTCCGACACGGCCGAGGTCGCGGAGTCGGTCTCGGTCGCGCTGCTCGTCGTGTTGGAGAGCCTGAGCCCGCTGGAACGCGCGGTCTTCGTGCTCCGGGAAGCCTTCGGCTTCGACTACACCGAGATCGCGGACGCCGTCGGGCGCTCCGCCGAGGCCGTGCGTCAGGCCGGGGTCCGAGCCCGGGCCCACGTCGACGACCGGCGACCGCGGTTCCGGGCGACGAAGGCCCGGCACCGTGAGGTCACCGAGCGGTTCTTCGCCGCGGCGATCGGCGGCGATCTGAACACGCTGATGGAGCTGCTCGCCCCGGACGTGACGCTCTGGACCGACGGCGGCGGCAAGGTCCGGCAGGCGATGCGGCCGGTCGTCGGGGCCGAGCGGGTCGCCGCGTGGTTCGCCGGCGTGGCCACGCGTCCGTATGAAGGCGTGCACCCGACCGAGATGGCGGCCGAGGTCGTGGACCTCAACGGGGCACCCGGGGTCGTCTTCCGCGGCGCCGGCCGCGTCGTCTCGACGCTGACGTTCGCGTTGAATGCGGACGGACGCATCGCGGCCATCCACAACGTGGCGAACCCTGACAAGCTCCGCGCAGTCACCACCTCGATCGTGCACCCGGTCATCTGACTGATGCGCTTGCGTGCGGACGGTGCAGGATAGGGTCGTTGGCGGCGTGAGCGGAGGGAACGAACGCGATGGTCAAGCCGGTCGAATCGCAGCCGGTGCTCACCCCGCTCACCGAGGCGGCGCTGTTCCTCGTGCTGGTGATCCGGGACGGCGGCGAGGACGTGGTCCGCGACCTGGTGCCCGACATCGCGGGCCTCGGCCGGTCGGTCGGGTTCCGATCGCCCGAGGGTGACCTCAAGGTCGTCGCCGGGTTCGGCTCGGACGCCTGGGACCGGCTGTTCGGCGGCCCGCGCCCGGCCGAGCTGCACCCGTTCGTCCCGCTCGACGGGCCTCGTCACCGGGCGCCGTCCACGCCGGGTGACCTGATCTTCCACGTCCGGGCCCGCCGGATGGACCTCTGCTTCGAGTTCGCGACGCAGCTGATGAAGCGGTTGCGCGGCGCGGTCGAGGTCGTCGACGAGACGGTCGGCTTCCGGTACTTCGACCAGCGCGACCTGATGGGCTTCGTCGACGGCACCGAGAACCCCACCGGCGCGGCCGCGCTCGACGCCGCCGCGATCGGCGACGAGGACCCGGACTTCACCGGCGGCAGCTACGTCGTCGTGCAGAAGTACCTCCACGACATCGACGCCTGGAACGCGCTGCCGGTGGAGGCCCAGGAGCACGTGATCGGCCGCACGAAGCTCGACGACATCGAGCTCCCCGACGACGTCAAGCCGGCGAACTCGCACGTGGCGCTGAACACGATCGAGGACGAGGACGGCAACGAGCTGCAGATCGTCCGCGACAACATGCCGTTCGGGTCGGTCGGGTCGGGGGAGTTCGGCACGTACTTCATCGGGTACGCGAAGACGCCGTCGATCACCGAGCGGATGCTGCGGAACATGTTCCTCGGCGATCCGCCGGGCGTCACCGACCGGATCCTCGACTTCTCGACCGCGGTCACCGGCAGCCTGTTCTTCGTCCCCAGCGCCGACTTCCTGGACGACCCGCCCGGGCCGCGCGTCGAACAAACGACCACCACTGACGACGGATCCCTGCGCATCGGCAGCCTCAAGAGGAGCACCGCACCGTGAACAACCTGTACCGCGAGCTCGCGCCGATCTCCGACGTCGCCTGGGCCGACATCGAGACCGAGGCGCGCCGCACGTTCACCCGTCACCTGGCCGCGCGCCGGGTCGTCGACGTGCTCGGCCCGTCGGGCGAGGAGCTGTCCGCCGTCGGCACCGGTCACCTGACCGAGCTCGCCGCCCCGGCCGACGGCGTGCGGGCCCGCAGCCGGAACGTCCAGTCGATCGTCGAGTTCCGGATCCCGTTCGTCGTCGACCGCCAGGCCGTGGACGACGTCGAGCGGGGCGCGAAGGACTCGGACTGGCAGCCGGTCAAGGACGCGGCCAAGGCGCTGGCGTTCGCCGAGGACCGCGCGATCCTCGACGGGTACGCGGCCGCCGGCATCGTCGGCCTCCGCCCGGGCAGCAGCAACGCGACGATCGCGCTGCCCGGCGACGTCCGGGA
This genomic window from Cryptosporangium phraense contains:
- a CDS encoding L,D-transpeptidase family protein → MLIRRLGRGLVAVLFGLIVTSLFGPAASADTPRHPHLVFVKNMANPLDSRLYLYYSKPNDPQRYYIVMRAGSGVGSTDDCQRNRGFLPDGTYPVRQWNVPGTPHTTKTTLGGPVWYLGNHLCHGNLNSRTELFIHSNGVRGTRWNGNYATDGCIKISQADRDRLLARWRIAYDTVHADLLVRS
- a CDS encoding DUF6891 domain-containing protein translates to MSTVLGMEAELRAAAIEHVRGEVGRGSAAFLDVVNSTLEYLEGEAEPDELRALAWSVASEDFAAALAAQASWPARTDNDRLTEAFRALDAAGIVARQDFACCQNCGLTEIGDEARGPARGYAFYHRQDTESAVAGHGVYLAYGRFGQPPTTEIGAEVASALTTAGLTVDWDGTTGQRIRVPLDWAVRRHGRRAAFAPAPEPRPDVDVEVYGGRPGVPEGRHSAEVLALLELPWLPGGVRLRVEPLDGGGGPVVVRRDFDRLVTDDGRVAGRFDGLPLLRRAPVPAPADEPDLLAVRYDDGTYHHDRPVTLAEVVDLVRAMPTSETWLSAQGRSGGVVQLSRPEGRLWVESPHPARRTTTGAYTTPAEAERLLAVLAAEDRAATGGLPGATTTPW
- a CDS encoding Lrp/AsnC family transcriptional regulator; this translates as MLDAIDRALLRELENDARATNRDLASAVGVVPSTSLLRVRALRDRGVIAGYRAEIDLAAVGRPIQALISVRIRPPSRPVITAFREWAAALPETVGLFVTAGGWDFLLHVAVPDNEGLYAFVIDRLTERREVADVNTSVIFEHVRSPHVV
- a CDS encoding DUF2000 domain-containing protein; the protein is MQLLEANDERLALTTRQQRTKWVVVVDRDLPIGLIANAAALLSASVGQQVPDLLGPVVTDGSGFEHQPLPYVGCSILGADAETVHRIRTKAATKPTLFVADVPRAAQQATSHTDYQAVMAATSEEEMAYYAVALVGPRNQVDKLVGGLTLLR
- a CDS encoding LysE family translocator; translation: MISALVSFAVVAALLTIVPGLDTTYVLRTAIVSGRRPAFAAAVGIGTGALAWGAAAAVGVSALLTASTVAYTVLRVAGAAYLVFLGVQLIRETLGPRAATPGPGAGSAGAGSAGAGAGGAGAGRDGGWRAWRRGVLTNLLNPKVGAFYLAVIPQFLPEHAPHLLMGLLLALVHNAEGMLWFTGLILAAHTLRRWLSRPAVRRAIDRVTGTALIGFGLKLAATPS
- a CDS encoding NAD(P)/FAD-dependent oxidoreductase — translated: MHEIVVLGAGYSGLSATTGLAGRLGARSDVRITVVNPGERFTERLRLHQVAAGQQVADLRIPDLLRKTGVRLVPGWVTAVDADARTVRIDDERELAYDTLVYALGAVADTAAVPGADEHAYTVDNARLFAERLPGKRTVAVCGTGLTGIEAATELAESHPGLTVTLVGRDEPGARLGPKAKAHLDRALDRLGIHVRRAEIVAIDADGVTLADGHLPADAVLWTSGVRVSPLAAKAGLDVDERGRIRTGPTLRSLSHPDVVAIGDAAAIRQSYGVLHGTCQSGMPTGAYAAWAIARALAGKPVKPFRFGYLHVPISLGRRDAVVQFTHPDDSPKRLALTGGLARWYKETVSGSPWPTLSRTAAAPKITMLGWRRGGRYTR
- a CDS encoding RNA polymerase sigma-70 factor, which encodes MNPFDEHRDLLFSVAYRVLGSAADAEDAVQDAWLKWSAADRSKVADPRAYLVRIVTNTALDRLRAAQARRETYVGPWLPEPILTSSDTAEVAESVSVALLVVLESLSPLERAVFVLREAFGFDYTEIADAVGRSAEAVRQAGVRARAHVDDRRPRFRATKARHREVTERFFAAAIGGDLNTLMELLAPDVTLWTDGGGKVRQAMRPVVGAERVAAWFAGVATRPYEGVHPTEMAAEVVDLNGAPGVVFRGAGRVVSTLTFALNADGRIAAIHNVANPDKLRAVTTSIVHPVI
- a CDS encoding Dyp-type peroxidase — protein: MVKPVESQPVLTPLTEAALFLVLVIRDGGEDVVRDLVPDIAGLGRSVGFRSPEGDLKVVAGFGSDAWDRLFGGPRPAELHPFVPLDGPRHRAPSTPGDLIFHVRARRMDLCFEFATQLMKRLRGAVEVVDETVGFRYFDQRDLMGFVDGTENPTGAAALDAAAIGDEDPDFTGGSYVVVQKYLHDIDAWNALPVEAQEHVIGRTKLDDIELPDDVKPANSHVALNTIEDEDGNELQIVRDNMPFGSVGSGEFGTYFIGYAKTPSITERMLRNMFLGDPPGVTDRILDFSTAVTGSLFFVPSADFLDDPPGPRVEQTTTTDDGSLRIGSLKRSTAP
- a CDS encoding family 1 encapsulin nanocompartment shell protein — its product is MNNLYRELAPISDVAWADIETEARRTFTRHLAARRVVDVLGPSGEELSAVGTGHLTELAAPADGVRARSRNVQSIVEFRIPFVVDRQAVDDVERGAKDSDWQPVKDAAKALAFAEDRAILDGYAAAGIVGLRPGSSNATIALPGDVREYPTAVAQAISSLRLAGVDGPYSLLLSAEAYTAVAETADHGYPIHEHIARVLRDGEIIWAPAIDGAVVLSTRGGDFELYLGQDVSIGYLSHDANSIELYFQESLTFLVQTSEASVNLTS